In Lycium ferocissimum isolate CSIRO_LF1 chromosome 7, AGI_CSIRO_Lferr_CH_V1, whole genome shotgun sequence, the sequence ttgatttttcaccAAACCGTGAACACCCCTACTAGTATGTTTGTGTTCTGTGGAAAATATTCTCCAGAAATTATGATTTGCTTGCGTGGTCTTAGACAATAGTCCACCATAGTATCCATGATTTCCTATATATCCTTATATCCCAATTTAAATGACATTTTttgaatctgtaccaaaaagaatgtcatttattcttatttagaatcaatttaactttaaacttctcattttatccttaataagtTTATAGCCAAATAAGTATATACTTTTATTctagatcacaaatttcaaaatccTTCTTTCTTTATTGAATTTTGTGCCAGTCAAATACCGTTACATAAATTAAGATGGAGTgaggggtgtcaatggttttAAGAAAACCGACTTAACCGACAGAATCGTACCGTACCGAATTTAtttttaggtttcttttaattaaaccgactgtttttatataaatttataatcgtaccgaataattaggtaggtttttaattttataaaaataaacaaaaaaaataccgaaccgtaccgaataagtttatatatgtaaaatatattctatatattaaatttagatataattaaattaaattaatttttttgcctTGGGTTCAGGATGATGAAAACGACCACAAGACGGcaacataattaacaattaaagTTCCAACTCTAAAATCAATTATACTACTcctattgaaattaaattagttaCTAGCATCTAGTAACTAGTTAGTAAGTTCCAAGGTATTCAAACGATCTCGGATAAAAAGATACAAAGTATTAGATATCTTTCCTCTAGTATGATTTTAAATTTCTCTTATTGGATACTTAATCTTAGTAGACTCAGTTCTTGAGTCAcatcttgattgatttttgcCTTCTCGCGCGATCTAAATTATAATAGTTTGTCATTGCTTAATATTGTTTTACATTGTCGTAAAATAGTGGGATCAATCTTTATTCTTGTCGTCTTTCACGTTTTCTTGATTCATCACCTTTTCAACAGTAAAAATGTCTAACGAGTTTTTGCCAAAGTCATATAAAGTATGCATGATATCGTGTTTTAACTTTTACTAGTGACTATAAGTCtataacatatatttttttttttaaaaaaaaaggtaccgAAAATTAACCGAATCGTACCTATAACGAAGAGAAACCGAGATTAAGGGACAGTttcgaaaagtctaattttggttctacaaaatgaaataaccgaaaaattaatatggtatatattttataaaataaccaaCCGAATCGTACCATTGACGCCCTATTGTAATGAATATCAAGTTCTAGCCatctcatctttttttttcttataaacaATTTAACGACTCTGGTGGggatcgaacccagaatctAGTCATCTCATCTCATATtcattttgtcattttcttggAAAGAAGTAATTCTAGTGATTAGGAATTTTGCATAAGCACGTGTAAAATAGAAATGTAAATTTCCAAACTATATTTCCAACAGAGTTTTCATTTCTCCTAATAaccaaattatataaaaaagttTCACGAGAAAATTGTTTTACTCATCAATCAAATACTGAAAAAAGAAATGTAAAAAAAGGTTTATTTTTCATGGAATATTTTTTACAGGAAAATTGAAGAACattaccaaacacacccattAATGTATGTACGGCCATCTCTTCTCCATGGGCCGGCTGTAGAGAAGGGTTTTAAATGTGTGATGGTCAAAGAATATTTGTTTGGTACGGAGGAAAATaagttttctaattttttcatgttggattgatcaaattttttaaattatattttcccTAGGAAAACAAGATcctttaaaatgagaaaaatagtttttctaaTGCAAGTAGGAAAAACAAATTCCACAAGTGGCATTCCATATTGATTGTGTTTTCTCCACCCTCCAACACACCTCATCTATGTTCGCCCCCATCTCGTACTCCTCATACCAGTGGCGAAGGCAAGATTTTTACTAAAGGGgtttaaaaatataaagaaataaacaTATGAACAAGGTAAAgggattcaacatctactatatatacattaaaaaaaaaaaaattaaccttatatatacagtgtaatttttcacCGAAGAGATTTCAGATGAACCCCCTCCGCCCaacctagctccgcccctgcctCATACCCACCACCCTTACCCCTACCTGCACCTCTCAtagtatttgtctagattatatgCAAATACACATTTATGATAACATTATTTGCTTACGtatcaaatacaaaaaaataagtaagacaCTCACTTATTTTCCTCCAAGTTATTTTACTTAGAAACTATTTTGCAGCTTTGAAGGTGCTTTAATTTGGAGTTGAATTTGTTGGTTTCTTgagttattttgaaaaattatatgtGGATTTTCAAACGTCCCaattaggggtgtcaaatgggcgggttgggctGAATTTGAACGGGTTAAGATGGGGTGACTAATAATTGGACCGATCAAAAGTTACTTTGATTGAAATGGGTTGGGTTAAAAAGCGAATCATAACTCAACCCGGTTAATTCTACTaggttttaatttctttgtttgttcttttatattattaaagtacctactatttttttatttaagccAACGCATTTCAATCAAAGTAACTTTTGATGGGCTGAAATGGATTGAGCTGAAATGGACTGAGCTAATAAATAGGGGTCAACTTAAACGAGTTGGGTGGATCATATTTTCATGGGCCAATTTTGTCGCCCCTCACAGTGCATCAACTTTTGAGTAATCTCAAATGAGGATTTTTTGGTTAAGACAAAGGTCAATAGATTAAAGGAGTCGTTAGtaaattaaaagaagtaatgACCTCTCAAAAACTTGGCCTAACAGGCTATAACCCACTCAGGCAACCACCCATAAACATAAATTCCGACTAATGTCCTCCTTATGTCTTGATAACAATAAGCCAAAAATGTCTCAAAAAGCTGCCTGCATTAAATTCTCTTCATCAAACTTAGTTTTTGTGCCTAACTCAAGAGATGAACTTGCAAACAATAGTTAGatttactttcttcttcttttttctttttttcttttttggttgaCTCTGGCAAGAGTTATTCAAAGTATAGGAGTGATTAAGCGATGGCTTCATTTTATTCTCTTCAGAGTTAGAAATTGAATATTTTCtatagtattattttattattcccAATCACAATGTTCTGAATCGTCTCTACAAATGAAGAATATACCCTCTGCTTTTATGATTTTTGAGgcacaaaaagaataaataaaatatgtagtGTACTACTTTTTGTCACATTCCCATTCTTCGACTTTTTCAATAATGGGTTCAACCATTTTCTCCAGGTCTTTCAAGTCTTGCTCCACATCTTCAACCTGTCAGCAGTGTTATCAGAAAACAATATTTTTTCTACTAAAccagaaaataataataatggatAAAAATTACACTACTAAACAATCACTATATTTCTATTAAAATATCGgtggaaaaaaacataaatagtgAGTAGTAGTGTTTTTACACGAAAAAATTAGGAAGTTTCCCGATTTCTACGGGAGCCTATTTCCAACCATGCGTCTTCCCAGCGAGCTGGTTTGGTGGGAATGAGGtgtaaaaatcatattttataacacaaatttcccactgaatgtcggtgAAAAAAACCTCTATTTCTAGTAGCGTTAAGACGACGATATATACAACACATGGTGTAGACTAGAAGTATGTAAGCGATCTATGATAAAACCAATTTGGTATGCTGACCTTGTGAATGAAATTAGAAGTAAGCTGAGCATCTTTAGCAACTACAGCTGACGCATTTTCCACTGCTATAGCTGCTTCTTTGAGTATGCTATTTTCAGGCAGCGTCCCAGCAACCCCTTCCATTACATTTTCCGTTTTAGTCGCTAACGCTGCTACTATATCTGCTGCTTCTTCCACCTCTTCAGCCACCTtctctacctctcctgaaacATCAATTCCATGTTTTAGGCTTTTTTGTGATCTTTCAGAGAGAACAgtttttattataagaaaatctttgttttttgggaaaagggtattctactttaatttattggctaactttgccctccgttagttaaagtaaaaaatatccCCTTTTCAGTTACAAGTTGGGAAATAACATACCTACCATATGCACGTATATGTTAGCAAGTTTTAAAAGTACCCTCATTTCTAATATATTCCCACGTAAGCAAGTCTAATCATTAATTGGGTGACATGAACGCCACATGCATTTAACTTATTCTACAAAAGTGGTCTTCTCCGATCCACGTGAtgtaattaattcttttttaaaaaacaatctagaaaattgatttttttaaaacaaatctggaaaaaaaacggcttttattaaaaatttgaaacttttttgttttaataaaacccgtttttttaaaatatattctcgattggatattttagttaaatttggaaaactgtaaagtattttaaaaaaaaaaaaaaagtgtcctaatttttttttaaaatctggattaattttgaaaaatctgaaaaactgatttaaaaaaaaaaaaaaatcattttccaaattttttaattaaaaaatccaattttccaaaatatgtttttttaagAAGCAGGTtttataaagtaaaaaaaaaaaaaaaatcggatttttaataaaaaccaTTTTTAATAGATTTGTTTTTAGATAAATCAATTTTTGcagattgtttttaaaaaaattgccacataggcaccacatagaataagttaaatgccATGTGGCGTTGATGTCACTCAATTTCAATGACTAGATTTGCTTAGGTGGAAATATGTTAAAATGAGGTATTTTGAAACTTTGTTAACGGTAGGGATATTTGGCCCCAACCTGTGACGGAGGGGTATCTTTGACTACTTTGGCTAACGGAGGGCAAAGTAACCAAAGTTATGGCGAagatatttgacccttttcccttgttttttCCATTAAAGAAATTGAAGTCAACTTTTCTTGTTTCAGTTACAAGCATTGGACATCCTTTTGAGTTATACGTTTAAGTTGAAAGATTATAATTGTTTGAGTTTAATTTGTTCTTGTAACGTTCATGTGATCATCATCTCTGAGCATCTTAAAATATGAGTGTTTTATGAGCTTAATATGAGCTTATTACAATTAATTTAGACGTTTCGGGTTCTGAGCTTGAAGAGCGTTTTTTACCTTTGACTATATAGTGTTGGAATTAATTTGTTAATATGcatttaaaatacaaaaatatatagtaGTACCTTCAATTCTTCGAAAGCTGTCCCATTTTTCCTTCCAAAAGGGGAGGAATATTGATATTATGGAACCTAAAAGCCATTTTGCCCTGCACATTTAATTAGAAGGTTTCATTGATGATTTGTACTCTTTAGCTGTGAGCGGAAACTCACTCTctcttttttcctctcttctttaaAGTTCCTTTTTCTGTGCATGGCAATCAAATTGATACTGTATGATCAATGACAATAATTAACTGCTTACCAAGCAAATAAATTGGGCTTAGAAGGAGCTGGCTCTTCTGGAGGAACTTTGTTTGCTTCATTCTTTACCCTTATATAGATGCAATAAAGAAACCAAGATTCAATTTTCTTGATAGAAttgaaaatttcttttttcagttttttcGAACGAAAGCTATATAGAGAAGAATTAATTACTGATCCGTCTTATTGGGTATTTGATACTCTCCAGAACTGATAAGTCGTAACCCTGGACTTACTGAGCCACCATAACCGATCCTAGTAGTTGGAACAATGCCATGGATGCCCTGTAACTGTGAGGATGTAGCATTAAAGCGAACTCTATAGTATTGGTGAAGCAACGTAACAAGACTTCGGATTTTGTACGAAGATGAAGAATTTGCAGCCATGATCACCAACAAAATAAAAGCCCGATTTTTGTGAGAGGAAAGACCAGAAATTAGATTTAGTAATTTCGAATAATGAATTGCTGTATTTGAACGGTTGAGTAGTAACttcagaacatatatatgtagtAACTTTATAACGGAAGCAATAACTTTAGAAGAGATTTCAGTAACTAATTTCTGAAAAAACAAGGTTGGCCAAGTATATGAGAAGTAAAAGTGCTTTCTTTTAAGGAAATTTAGGCCAGAGGAGGAGGAGTGTGTAAAGGCCAAACTAGTGCTTAACATGTGATGAAGAAGATCCTAACACGCCAAGAAATGAAGGAATTGGGTTTTCTTTGcttattttatgtaattttgtgACTTTAAGCTAAAAGTAACGTTCAAAATTGCTTGGCAAGTCACCTGTTCCTTACAAGCTAAAACCATTATGGAACTCTtcattctttatgcaaaaattaaaatgtGGTACTCTGATTTATATGAataagggaaaaaggaaaaacgaGAACATATTGCAGGACTAGGATGTTGTCATCTTGATATGGATTAGACTTCGGATCATGACCCAATTTGGCTCAAAAGTCACTCTTGAAAACATTAACATAGACAATTAATAATCATTTCATATAGTAAACTgctttattttttccttaacaATATATTGTATATTCTCTTCATAATGTTAACTTTTGTTTCTTATCATTAAATTTCAAGGTCTGGATAATACAAAGCCATTATTACCTGTTAAAGCTTCACATGGCTCTGATTGAGAAAGACAAGTCTGAACATGAACGTCATACATACATTTGGACCTCTAATTCCTTGCGCTAAATCATCTGAAAACAGTTAaattgaaggaatgaaaaattcttttcttcttgccTTTCTTTAGATTAAATCTGATCAGGATAAGTAACATTGTATTACAATTTACAATTATCAGCAACATGAATATAAGATACAACATTTTACTGGAACACGCACATTGAGGGTGAAGCTTAACTTGTACACACTAGAATGAAAGATACAATATTTCATTGAAAATACATCTAAGGTGACGCTTAACTTGGAAAAGCCGAGAGCTTTGAACTATCAATTCATGTAGCTTAGTTTCTTTGAACAATATTGAATGTCAAATCTGCCATGAACCAGCTTAGATTGAGCGGAacaaggaggaaaaaaaatggtAGGCCTGTGTAAATCGGTCTTAATCAGCCGCCCAGTATACTAGACTTCACAAAAGTCCAATAAGAAGAAACACATAAATGAAAAAacagaagaaaaacaaaaaaggcatTCATCATGTTGCAATTTCGTTGGGAACTAGGCTGTAAAATTGCTCTACATTCTCTTGCACCAAGCAGAAGGCAGTAGCTATATATACGTTTCTTCTCATCTCTCGTTAAACAATTAGCTGCAGCCATGGCCTTCCATGATCGAAAGCTGATGTTTGAATCTCTTGATAATTCCATTGGCAAAATTTGCGACTATTATTGCAAGCAGGCTGAgtatttttttatgatttgtCCCCAGCAATGTCTTTATATTTGCCCGAGTATTTGTGTAGTcgaaccaccaccaccaaccgAAGTTCCTCTTTCGCATTCTCCACATAAATCAACTATTCCCGTCTTCTTGatcattctactttcattctTAGTCATTGCTGTCTACATATTTTGTGTCTACATCATTCACAAATTCCGCAACTCAAGAACTTGTTCACAACCGGAGCAGCAAGTAGTAGAAGAACAAGAACAGTTTAGTGATATTAAAACAATGGGTCTTAAGCCATCAGTCATTAGTGCCATCACAATTTGCAAGTACAAAAGAGGGGAAGGACTAATTGAAGGAACAGAGTGCTCTGTTTGCTTGGGTGAGTTTCAAAAAGATGAAACTCTCAGGATTTTGCCCAAGTGTAACCATGCTTTTCACATATCTTGTATTGACACTTGGCTTAGATCACACACCAATTGCCCATGTGTCGTGCCGCCATTGTCATCACCCTAGCCATTGCCGTCTTGCTTTCTGTATAACGACGAACTGTGTAACTAACTCGTTTAAAAGCTTAAAGTGTTGAAGAttattcttttgatttcttaatTATAATGTTATTAAAAAGATTATActcttattttcttaatatgcaCGTCACCAAGCTCGTATTCGGACTTAATTCTCGTATTCGGACTTAATTCTTTCTCACAGGCTAAATACGTGAATTTTTCTAATGGATAACGATGAGACTCAAACCCCTGCTTTATGCCCGCTCCTATAAACATACTAATGACTGTACGAGTACactaattgtcacgacccgactacggcccatgacgggtatccgaggctaaccaccgaacaccactcattctgttactcatctgTTTTCATTCatatcttatgctcataatcataggaaaCTATTATCAttggaaacatatttacttttataaacataagcccttcggctattaaaataatatatatacatgcatatacatgaaagactatgagaccatactacccacaactgtgcatctacgagcctctactagaatactgaacatatggacgggacaggaccccgtcgtacccaaagtatatgtacacaaaaatattgtctcaaaatagcacctccggaataaaggagggctcctgtagatcggctgatagctcctatggatctacaccgtctccctgtctacctgtgggcatgaacacaacgtcaaAAGAAAAccgacgtcagtacgaacattgtactgagtatgtaaggcatgaatgaaatgaacatagtagaaaaatcataaggcataagatgaatACTTAAACTGCGTACTCTTTGGATgaatacattttatacatatatcatacgtagcatatcatgtgatctaccatagcgtatacatcatcaaatcatatatatacatcatcatgccattcatatatcatcatatcattcatacatcatcattgTTAACCCGTGTCCGGGTAaccctcatatgcagcccactagtggtgattgtgtccggccttctaggcgcggtggaatcatagcagcccgccatagcggtgacatgtccggccatgaAGGCACGGTGcaatcacaagcagcccgccttagcggtgacatgtccggccaattaggcgcggtggaatcacatcgtcatatact encodes:
- the LOC132062790 gene encoding uncharacterized protein LOC132062790 produces the protein MAANSSSSYKIRSLVTLLHQYYRVRFNATSSQLQGIHGIVPTTRIGYGGSVSPGLRLISSGEYQIPNKTDQVKNEANKVPPEEPAPSKPNLFAWAKWLLGSIISIFLPFWKEKWDSFRRIEGEVEKVAEEVEEAADIVAALATKTENVMEGVAGTLPENSILKEAAIAVENASAVVAKDAQLTSNFIHKVEDVEQDLKDLEKMVEPIIEKVEEWECDKK
- the LOC132062170 gene encoding RING-H2 finger protein ATL54-like: MAFHDRKLMFESLDNSIGKICDYYCKQAEYFFMICPQQCLYICPSICVVEPPPPTEVPLSHSPHKSTIPVFLIILLSFLVIAVYIFCVYIIHKFRNSRTCSQPEQQVVEEQEQFSDIKTMGLKPSVISAITICKYKRGEGLIEGTECSVCLGEFQKDETLRILPKCNHAFHISCIDTWLRSHTNCPCVVPPLSSP